A region of Homo sapiens chromosome 17, GRCh38.p14 Primary Assembly DNA encodes the following proteins:
- the RAB34 gene encoding ras-related protein Rab-34 isoform X11 — MERFEVLGIPFSLQLWDTAGQERFKCIASTYYRGAQAIIIVFNLNDVASLEHTKQWLADALKENDPSSVLLFLVGSKKDLSTPAQYALMEKDALQVAQEMKAEYWAVSSLTGENVREFFFRVAALTFEANVLAELEKSGARRIGDVVRINSDDSNLYLTASKKKPTCCP; from the exons ATGGAACGATTTGAGGTGCTGGGCATTCCCTTCAGTTTGCAGCT ttgGGATACCGCTGGGCAGGAGAGGTTCAAATGCATTGCATCAACCTACTATAGAGGAGCTCAAG CCATCATCATTGTCTTCAACCTGAATGATGTGGCATCTCTGGAACATACCAA GCAGTGGCTGGCCGATGCCCTGAAGGAGAATGACCCTTCCAGTGTGCTTCTCTTCCTTGTAGGTTCCAAGAAGGATCTGAGT ACCCCTGCTCAGTATGCGCTGATGGAGAAAGACGCCCTCCAGGTGGCCCAGGAGATGAAGGCTGAGTACTGGGCAGTCTCATCTCTCACTG GTGAGAATGTCCGAGAATTCTTCTTCCGTGTGGCAGCACTGACCTTTGAGGCCAATGTGCTGGCTGAGCTGGAGAAATCGGGGGCTCGACGCATTGGGGATGTTGTCC GCATCAACAGTGATGACAGCAACCTCTACCTAACTGCCAGCAAGAAGAAGCCCACATGTTGCCCATGA
- the RAB34 gene encoding ras-related protein Rab-34 isoform X10 produces MNILAPVRRDRVLAELPQCLRKEAALHGHKDFHPRVTCACQEHRTGTVGFCKDTFDKNYKATIGVDFEMERFEVLGIPFSLQLWDTAGQERFKCIASTYYRGAQAIIIVFNLNDVASLEHTKQWLADALKENDPSSVLLFLVGSKKDLSTPAQYALMEKDALQVAQEMKAEYWAVSSLTGENVREFFFRVAALTFEANVLAELEKSGARRIGDVVRINSDDSNLYLTASKKKPTCCP; encoded by the exons ATGAACATTCTGGCACCCGTGCGGAGGGATCGCGTCCTGGCGGAGCTGCCCCAG TGCCTGAGGAAGGAGGCCGCTTTGCACGGGCACAAAGACTTCCACCCCCGCGTCACCTGCGCCTGCCAGGAGCACCGGACAGGCACCGTGGG GTTCTGCAAAGACACCTTTGATAAGAATTACAAGGCCACCATTGGAGTGGACTTCGAGATGGAACGATTTGAGGTGCTGGGCATTCCCTTCAGTTTGCAGCT ttgGGATACCGCTGGGCAGGAGAGGTTCAAATGCATTGCATCAACCTACTATAGAGGAGCTCAAG CCATCATCATTGTCTTCAACCTGAATGATGTGGCATCTCTGGAACATACCAA GCAGTGGCTGGCCGATGCCCTGAAGGAGAATGACCCTTCCAGTGTGCTTCTCTTCCTTGTAGGTTCCAAGAAGGATCTGAGT ACCCCTGCTCAGTATGCGCTGATGGAGAAAGACGCCCTCCAGGTGGCCCAGGAGATGAAGGCTGAGTACTGGGCAGTCTCATCTCTCACTG GTGAGAATGTCCGAGAATTCTTCTTCCGTGTGGCAGCACTGACCTTTGAGGCCAATGTGCTGGCTGAGCTGGAGAAATCGGGGGCTCGACGCATTGGGGATGTTGTCC GCATCAACAGTGATGACAGCAACCTCTACCTAACTGCCAGCAAGAAGAAGCCCACATGTTGCCCATGA
- the RAB34 gene encoding ras-related protein Rab-34 isoform 3 (isoform 3 is encoded by transcript variant 3), whose amino-acid sequence MSHLPGLELRREAPPLLGPLLSPFPLPAGSWHRQMLRSSLRFPITNSAGAPCKAAGRMNILAPVRRDRVLAELPQCLRKEAALHGHKDFHPRVTCACQEHRTGTVGRFKISKVIVVGDLSVGKTCLINRFCKDTFDKNYKATIGVDFEMERFEVLGIPFSLQLWDTAGQERFKCIASTYYRGAQAIIIVFNLNDVASLEHTKQWLADALKENDPSSVLLFLVGSKKDLSTPAQYALMEKDALQVAQEMKTVQRLPSPRALCHPHSSRA is encoded by the exons ATGAGTCACCTCCCAGGCCTGGAGTTGAGGAGGGAAGCGCCGCCTCTCCTTGGGCCCCTTCtctccccctttcccctccctgctGGTTCCTGGCATCGCCAGATGCTGCGCAGCAGTCTCCGATTCCCCATCACCAATTCGGCTGG GGCGCCCTGCAAGGCCGCAGGCAGGATGAACATTCTGGCACCCGTGCGGAGGGATCGCGTCCTGGCGGAGCTGCCCCAG TGCCTGAGGAAGGAGGCCGCTTTGCACGGGCACAAAGACTTCCACCCCCGCGTCACCTGCGCCTGCCAGGAGCACCGGACAGGCACCGTGGG CAGATTTAAGATCTCCAAGGTCATTGTGGTGGGGGACCTGTCGGTGGGGAAGACTTGCCTCATTAATAG GTTCTGCAAAGACACCTTTGATAAGAATTACAAGGCCACCATTGGAGTGGACTTCGAGATGGAACGATTTGAGGTGCTGGGCATTCCCTTCAGTTTGCAGCT ttgGGATACCGCTGGGCAGGAGAGGTTCAAATGCATTGCATCAACCTACTATAGAGGAGCTCAAG CCATCATCATTGTCTTCAACCTGAATGATGTGGCATCTCTGGAACATACCAA GCAGTGGCTGGCCGATGCCCTGAAGGAGAATGACCCTTCCAGTGTGCTTCTCTTCCTTGTAGGTTCCAAGAAGGATCTGAGT ACCCCTGCTCAGTATGCGCTGATGGAGAAAGACGCCCTCCAGGTGGCCCAGGAGATGAAG ACTGTTCAGAGACTGCCCAGCCCTAGGGCACTGTGCCACCCTCATTCCTCCAGAGCTTGA
- the RAB34 gene encoding ras-related protein Rab-34 isoform X1, with translation MSHLPGLELRREAPPLLGPLLSPFPLPAGSWHRQMLRSSLRFPITNSAGAPCKAAGRMNILAPVRRDRVLAELPQCLRKEAALHGHKDFHPRVTCACQEHRTGTVGRFKISKVIVVGDLSVGKTCLINRFCKDTFDKNYKATIGVDFEMERFEVLGIPFSLQLWDTAGQERFKCIASTYYRGAQAIIIVFNLNDVASLEHTKQWLADALKENDPSSVLLFLVGSKKDLSTPAQYALMEKDALQVAQEMKAEYWAVSSLTGENVREFFFRVAALTFEANVLAELEKSGARRIGDVVRINSDDSNLYLTASKKKPTCCP, from the exons ATGAGTCACCTCCCAGGCCTGGAGTTGAGGAGGGAAGCGCCGCCTCTCCTTGGGCCCCTTCtctccccctttcccctccctgctGGTTCCTGGCATCGCCAGATGCTGCGCAGCAGTCTCCGATTCCCCATCACCAATTCGGCTGG GGCGCCCTGCAAGGCCGCAGGCAGGATGAACATTCTGGCACCCGTGCGGAGGGATCGCGTCCTGGCGGAGCTGCCCCAG TGCCTGAGGAAGGAGGCCGCTTTGCACGGGCACAAAGACTTCCACCCCCGCGTCACCTGCGCCTGCCAGGAGCACCGGACAGGCACCGTGGG CAGATTTAAGATCTCCAAGGTCATTGTGGTGGGGGACCTGTCGGTGGGGAAGACTTGCCTCATTAATAG GTTCTGCAAAGACACCTTTGATAAGAATTACAAGGCCACCATTGGAGTGGACTTCGAGATGGAACGATTTGAGGTGCTGGGCATTCCCTTCAGTTTGCAGCT ttgGGATACCGCTGGGCAGGAGAGGTTCAAATGCATTGCATCAACCTACTATAGAGGAGCTCAAG CCATCATCATTGTCTTCAACCTGAATGATGTGGCATCTCTGGAACATACCAA GCAGTGGCTGGCCGATGCCCTGAAGGAGAATGACCCTTCCAGTGTGCTTCTCTTCCTTGTAGGTTCCAAGAAGGATCTGAGT ACCCCTGCTCAGTATGCGCTGATGGAGAAAGACGCCCTCCAGGTGGCCCAGGAGATGAAGGCTGAGTACTGGGCAGTCTCATCTCTCACTG GTGAGAATGTCCGAGAATTCTTCTTCCGTGTGGCAGCACTGACCTTTGAGGCCAATGTGCTGGCTGAGCTGGAGAAATCGGGGGCTCGACGCATTGGGGATGTTGTCC GCATCAACAGTGATGACAGCAACCTCTACCTAACTGCCAGCAAGAAGAAGCCCACATGTTGCCCATGA
- the RAB34 gene encoding ras-related protein Rab-34 isoform X7, whose protein sequence is MNILAPVRRDRVLAELPQCLRKEAALHGHKDFHPRVTCACQEHRTGTVGFKISKVIVVGDLSVGKTCLINRFCKDTFDKNYKATIGVDFEMERFEVLGIPFSLQLWDTAGQERFKCIASTYYRGAQAIIIVFNLNDVASLEHTKQWLADALKENDPSSVLLFLVGSKKDLSTPAQYALMEKDALQVAQEMKAEYWAVSSLTGENVREFFFRVAALTFEANVLAELEKSGARRIGDVVRINSDDSNLYLTASKKKPTCCP, encoded by the exons ATGAACATTCTGGCACCCGTGCGGAGGGATCGCGTCCTGGCGGAGCTGCCCCAG TGCCTGAGGAAGGAGGCCGCTTTGCACGGGCACAAAGACTTCCACCCCCGCGTCACCTGCGCCTGCCAGGAGCACCGGACAGGCACCGTGGG ATTTAAGATCTCCAAGGTCATTGTGGTGGGGGACCTGTCGGTGGGGAAGACTTGCCTCATTAATAG GTTCTGCAAAGACACCTTTGATAAGAATTACAAGGCCACCATTGGAGTGGACTTCGAGATGGAACGATTTGAGGTGCTGGGCATTCCCTTCAGTTTGCAGCT ttgGGATACCGCTGGGCAGGAGAGGTTCAAATGCATTGCATCAACCTACTATAGAGGAGCTCAAG CCATCATCATTGTCTTCAACCTGAATGATGTGGCATCTCTGGAACATACCAA GCAGTGGCTGGCCGATGCCCTGAAGGAGAATGACCCTTCCAGTGTGCTTCTCTTCCTTGTAGGTTCCAAGAAGGATCTGAGT ACCCCTGCTCAGTATGCGCTGATGGAGAAAGACGCCCTCCAGGTGGCCCAGGAGATGAAGGCTGAGTACTGGGCAGTCTCATCTCTCACTG GTGAGAATGTCCGAGAATTCTTCTTCCGTGTGGCAGCACTGACCTTTGAGGCCAATGTGCTGGCTGAGCTGGAGAAATCGGGGGCTCGACGCATTGGGGATGTTGTCC GCATCAACAGTGATGACAGCAACCTCTACCTAACTGCCAGCAAGAAGAAGCCCACATGTTGCCCATGA
- the RAB34 gene encoding ras-related protein Rab-34 isoform X9 — protein sequence MNILAPVRRDRVLAELPQCLRKEAALHGHKDFHPRVTCACQEHRTGTVGFKISKVIVVGDLSVGKTCLINRFCKDTFDKNYKATIGVDFEMERFEVLGIPFSLQLWDTAGQERFKCIASTYYRGAQAIIIVFNLNDVASLEHTKQWLADALKENDPSSVLLFLTPAQYALMEKDALQVAQEMKAEYWAVSSLTGENVREFFFRVAALTFEANVLAELEKSGARRIGDVVRINSDDSNLYLTASKKKPTCCP from the exons ATGAACATTCTGGCACCCGTGCGGAGGGATCGCGTCCTGGCGGAGCTGCCCCAG TGCCTGAGGAAGGAGGCCGCTTTGCACGGGCACAAAGACTTCCACCCCCGCGTCACCTGCGCCTGCCAGGAGCACCGGACAGGCACCGTGGG ATTTAAGATCTCCAAGGTCATTGTGGTGGGGGACCTGTCGGTGGGGAAGACTTGCCTCATTAATAG GTTCTGCAAAGACACCTTTGATAAGAATTACAAGGCCACCATTGGAGTGGACTTCGAGATGGAACGATTTGAGGTGCTGGGCATTCCCTTCAGTTTGCAGCT ttgGGATACCGCTGGGCAGGAGAGGTTCAAATGCATTGCATCAACCTACTATAGAGGAGCTCAAG CCATCATCATTGTCTTCAACCTGAATGATGTGGCATCTCTGGAACATACCAA GCAGTGGCTGGCCGATGCCCTGAAGGAGAATGACCCTTCCAGTGTGCTTCTCTTCCTT ACCCCTGCTCAGTATGCGCTGATGGAGAAAGACGCCCTCCAGGTGGCCCAGGAGATGAAGGCTGAGTACTGGGCAGTCTCATCTCTCACTG GTGAGAATGTCCGAGAATTCTTCTTCCGTGTGGCAGCACTGACCTTTGAGGCCAATGTGCTGGCTGAGCTGGAGAAATCGGGGGCTCGACGCATTGGGGATGTTGTCC GCATCAACAGTGATGACAGCAACCTCTACCTAACTGCCAGCAAGAAGAAGCCCACATGTTGCCCATGA
- the RAB34 gene encoding ras-related protein Rab-34 isoform X8, whose amino-acid sequence MNILAPVRRDRVLAELPQCLRKEAALHGHKDFHPRVTCACQEHRTGTVGRFKISKVIVVGDLSVGKTCLINRFCKDTFDKNYKATIGVDFEMERFEVLGIPFSLQLWDTAGQERFKCIASTYYRGAQAIIIVFNLNDVASLEHTKQWLADALKENDPSSVLLFLTPAQYALMEKDALQVAQEMKAEYWAVSSLTGENVREFFFRVAALTFEANVLAELEKSGARRIGDVVRINSDDSNLYLTASKKKPTCCP is encoded by the exons ATGAACATTCTGGCACCCGTGCGGAGGGATCGCGTCCTGGCGGAGCTGCCCCAG TGCCTGAGGAAGGAGGCCGCTTTGCACGGGCACAAAGACTTCCACCCCCGCGTCACCTGCGCCTGCCAGGAGCACCGGACAGGCACCGTGGG CAGATTTAAGATCTCCAAGGTCATTGTGGTGGGGGACCTGTCGGTGGGGAAGACTTGCCTCATTAATAG GTTCTGCAAAGACACCTTTGATAAGAATTACAAGGCCACCATTGGAGTGGACTTCGAGATGGAACGATTTGAGGTGCTGGGCATTCCCTTCAGTTTGCAGCT ttgGGATACCGCTGGGCAGGAGAGGTTCAAATGCATTGCATCAACCTACTATAGAGGAGCTCAAG CCATCATCATTGTCTTCAACCTGAATGATGTGGCATCTCTGGAACATACCAA GCAGTGGCTGGCCGATGCCCTGAAGGAGAATGACCCTTCCAGTGTGCTTCTCTTCCTT ACCCCTGCTCAGTATGCGCTGATGGAGAAAGACGCCCTCCAGGTGGCCCAGGAGATGAAGGCTGAGTACTGGGCAGTCTCATCTCTCACTG GTGAGAATGTCCGAGAATTCTTCTTCCGTGTGGCAGCACTGACCTTTGAGGCCAATGTGCTGGCTGAGCTGGAGAAATCGGGGGCTCGACGCATTGGGGATGTTGTCC GCATCAACAGTGATGACAGCAACCTCTACCTAACTGCCAGCAAGAAGAAGCCCACATGTTGCCCATGA
- the RAB34 gene encoding ras-related protein Rab-34 isoform X4, whose product MSHLPGLELRREAPPLLGPLLSPFPLPAGSWHRQMLRSSLRFPITNSAGAPCKAAGRMNILAPVRRDRVLAELPQCLRKEAALHGHKDFHPRVTCACQEHRTGTVGFCKDTFDKNYKATIGVDFEMERFEVLGIPFSLQLWDTAGQERFKCIASTYYRGAQAIIIVFNLNDVASLEHTKQWLADALKENDPSSVLLFLTPAQYALMEKDALQVAQEMKAEYWAVSSLTGENVREFFFRVAALTFEANVLAELEKSGARRIGDVVRINSDDSNLYLTASKKKPTCCP is encoded by the exons ATGAGTCACCTCCCAGGCCTGGAGTTGAGGAGGGAAGCGCCGCCTCTCCTTGGGCCCCTTCtctccccctttcccctccctgctGGTTCCTGGCATCGCCAGATGCTGCGCAGCAGTCTCCGATTCCCCATCACCAATTCGGCTGG GGCGCCCTGCAAGGCCGCAGGCAGGATGAACATTCTGGCACCCGTGCGGAGGGATCGCGTCCTGGCGGAGCTGCCCCAG TGCCTGAGGAAGGAGGCCGCTTTGCACGGGCACAAAGACTTCCACCCCCGCGTCACCTGCGCCTGCCAGGAGCACCGGACAGGCACCGTGGG GTTCTGCAAAGACACCTTTGATAAGAATTACAAGGCCACCATTGGAGTGGACTTCGAGATGGAACGATTTGAGGTGCTGGGCATTCCCTTCAGTTTGCAGCT ttgGGATACCGCTGGGCAGGAGAGGTTCAAATGCATTGCATCAACCTACTATAGAGGAGCTCAAG CCATCATCATTGTCTTCAACCTGAATGATGTGGCATCTCTGGAACATACCAA GCAGTGGCTGGCCGATGCCCTGAAGGAGAATGACCCTTCCAGTGTGCTTCTCTTCCTT ACCCCTGCTCAGTATGCGCTGATGGAGAAAGACGCCCTCCAGGTGGCCCAGGAGATGAAGGCTGAGTACTGGGCAGTCTCATCTCTCACTG GTGAGAATGTCCGAGAATTCTTCTTCCGTGTGGCAGCACTGACCTTTGAGGCCAATGTGCTGGCTGAGCTGGAGAAATCGGGGGCTCGACGCATTGGGGATGTTGTCC GCATCAACAGTGATGACAGCAACCTCTACCTAACTGCCAGCAAGAAGAAGCCCACATGTTGCCCATGA
- the RAB34 gene encoding ras-related protein Rab-34 isoform X2 yields MSHLPGLELRREAPPLLGPLLSPFPLPAGSWHRQMLRSSLRFPITNSAGAPCKAAGRMNILAPVRRDRVLAELPQCLRKEAALHGHKDFHPRVTCACQEHRTGTVGRFKISKVIVVGDLSVGKTCLINRFCKDTFDKNYKATIGVDFEMERFEVLGIPFSLQLWDTAGQERFKCIASTYYRGAQAIIIVFNLNDVASLEHTKQWLADALKENDPSSVLLFLTPAQYALMEKDALQVAQEMKAEYWAVSSLTGENVREFFFRVAALTFEANVLAELEKSGARRIGDVVRINSDDSNLYLTASKKKPTCCP; encoded by the exons ATGAGTCACCTCCCAGGCCTGGAGTTGAGGAGGGAAGCGCCGCCTCTCCTTGGGCCCCTTCtctccccctttcccctccctgctGGTTCCTGGCATCGCCAGATGCTGCGCAGCAGTCTCCGATTCCCCATCACCAATTCGGCTGG GGCGCCCTGCAAGGCCGCAGGCAGGATGAACATTCTGGCACCCGTGCGGAGGGATCGCGTCCTGGCGGAGCTGCCCCAG TGCCTGAGGAAGGAGGCCGCTTTGCACGGGCACAAAGACTTCCACCCCCGCGTCACCTGCGCCTGCCAGGAGCACCGGACAGGCACCGTGGG CAGATTTAAGATCTCCAAGGTCATTGTGGTGGGGGACCTGTCGGTGGGGAAGACTTGCCTCATTAATAG GTTCTGCAAAGACACCTTTGATAAGAATTACAAGGCCACCATTGGAGTGGACTTCGAGATGGAACGATTTGAGGTGCTGGGCATTCCCTTCAGTTTGCAGCT ttgGGATACCGCTGGGCAGGAGAGGTTCAAATGCATTGCATCAACCTACTATAGAGGAGCTCAAG CCATCATCATTGTCTTCAACCTGAATGATGTGGCATCTCTGGAACATACCAA GCAGTGGCTGGCCGATGCCCTGAAGGAGAATGACCCTTCCAGTGTGCTTCTCTTCCTT ACCCCTGCTCAGTATGCGCTGATGGAGAAAGACGCCCTCCAGGTGGCCCAGGAGATGAAGGCTGAGTACTGGGCAGTCTCATCTCTCACTG GTGAGAATGTCCGAGAATTCTTCTTCCGTGTGGCAGCACTGACCTTTGAGGCCAATGTGCTGGCTGAGCTGGAGAAATCGGGGGCTCGACGCATTGGGGATGTTGTCC GCATCAACAGTGATGACAGCAACCTCTACCTAACTGCCAGCAAGAAGAAGCCCACATGTTGCCCATGA
- the RAB34 gene encoding ras-related protein Rab-34 isoform 5 (isoform 5 is encoded by transcript variant 8) gives MSHLPGLELRREAPPLLGPLLSPFPLPAGSWHRQMLRSSLRFPITNSAGAPCKAAGRMNILAPVRRDRVLAELPQCLRKEAALHGHKDFHPRVTCACQEHRTGTVGFKISKVIVVGDLSVGKTCLINRFCKDTFDKNYKATIGVDFEMERFEVLGIPFSLQLWDTAGQERFKCIASTYYRGAQAIIIVFNLNDVASLEHTKQWLADALKENDPSSVLLFLVGSKKDLSTPAQYALMEKDALQVAQEMKAEYWAVSSLTGENVREFFFRVAALTFEANVLAELEKSGARRIGDVVRINSDDSNLYLTASKKKPTCCP, from the exons ATGAGTCACCTCCCAGGCCTGGAGTTGAGGAGGGAAGCGCCGCCTCTCCTTGGGCCCCTTCtctccccctttcccctccctgctGGTTCCTGGCATCGCCAGATGCTGCGCAGCAGTCTCCGATTCCCCATCACCAATTCGGCTGG GGCGCCCTGCAAGGCCGCAGGCAGGATGAACATTCTGGCACCCGTGCGGAGGGATCGCGTCCTGGCGGAGCTGCCCCAG TGCCTGAGGAAGGAGGCCGCTTTGCACGGGCACAAAGACTTCCACCCCCGCGTCACCTGCGCCTGCCAGGAGCACCGGACAGGCACCGTGGG ATTTAAGATCTCCAAGGTCATTGTGGTGGGGGACCTGTCGGTGGGGAAGACTTGCCTCATTAATAG GTTCTGCAAAGACACCTTTGATAAGAATTACAAGGCCACCATTGGAGTGGACTTCGAGATGGAACGATTTGAGGTGCTGGGCATTCCCTTCAGTTTGCAGCT ttgGGATACCGCTGGGCAGGAGAGGTTCAAATGCATTGCATCAACCTACTATAGAGGAGCTCAAG CCATCATCATTGTCTTCAACCTGAATGATGTGGCATCTCTGGAACATACCAA GCAGTGGCTGGCCGATGCCCTGAAGGAGAATGACCCTTCCAGTGTGCTTCTCTTCCTTGTAGGTTCCAAGAAGGATCTGAGT ACCCCTGCTCAGTATGCGCTGATGGAGAAAGACGCCCTCCAGGTGGCCCAGGAGATGAAGGCTGAGTACTGGGCAGTCTCATCTCTCACTG GTGAGAATGTCCGAGAATTCTTCTTCCGTGTGGCAGCACTGACCTTTGAGGCCAATGTGCTGGCTGAGCTGGAGAAATCGGGGGCTCGACGCATTGGGGATGTTGTCC GCATCAACAGTGATGACAGCAACCTCTACCTAACTGCCAGCAAGAAGAAGCCCACATGTTGCCCATGA
- the RAB34 gene encoding ras-related protein Rab-34 isoform X5, producing MNILAPVRRDRVLAELPQCLRKEAALHGHKDFHPRVTCACQEHRTGTVGRFKISKVIVVGDLSVGKTCLINRFCKDTFDKNYKATIGVDFEMERFEVLGIPFSLQLWDTAGQERFKCIASTYYRGAQAIIIVFNLNDVASLEHTKQWLADALKENDPSSVLLFLVGSKKDLSTPAQYALMEKDALQVAQEMKAEYWAVSSLTGENVREFFFRVAALTFEANVLAELEKSGARRIGDVVRINSDDSNLYLTASKKKPTCCP from the exons ATGAACATTCTGGCACCCGTGCGGAGGGATCGCGTCCTGGCGGAGCTGCCCCAG TGCCTGAGGAAGGAGGCCGCTTTGCACGGGCACAAAGACTTCCACCCCCGCGTCACCTGCGCCTGCCAGGAGCACCGGACAGGCACCGTGGG CAGATTTAAGATCTCCAAGGTCATTGTGGTGGGGGACCTGTCGGTGGGGAAGACTTGCCTCATTAATAG GTTCTGCAAAGACACCTTTGATAAGAATTACAAGGCCACCATTGGAGTGGACTTCGAGATGGAACGATTTGAGGTGCTGGGCATTCCCTTCAGTTTGCAGCT ttgGGATACCGCTGGGCAGGAGAGGTTCAAATGCATTGCATCAACCTACTATAGAGGAGCTCAAG CCATCATCATTGTCTTCAACCTGAATGATGTGGCATCTCTGGAACATACCAA GCAGTGGCTGGCCGATGCCCTGAAGGAGAATGACCCTTCCAGTGTGCTTCTCTTCCTTGTAGGTTCCAAGAAGGATCTGAGT ACCCCTGCTCAGTATGCGCTGATGGAGAAAGACGCCCTCCAGGTGGCCCAGGAGATGAAGGCTGAGTACTGGGCAGTCTCATCTCTCACTG GTGAGAATGTCCGAGAATTCTTCTTCCGTGTGGCAGCACTGACCTTTGAGGCCAATGTGCTGGCTGAGCTGGAGAAATCGGGGGCTCGACGCATTGGGGATGTTGTCC GCATCAACAGTGATGACAGCAACCTCTACCTAACTGCCAGCAAGAAGAAGCCCACATGTTGCCCATGA
- the RAB34 gene encoding ras-related protein Rab-34 isoform 7 (isoform 7 is encoded by transcript variant 9), producing the protein MSHLPGLELRREAPPLLGPLLSPFPLPAGSWHRQMLRSSLRFPITNSAGFKISKVIVVGDLSVGKTCLINRFCKDTFDKNYKATIGVDFEMERFEVLGIPFSLQLWDTAGQERFKCIASTYYRGAQAIIIVFNLNDVASLEHTKQWLADALKENDPSSVLLFLVGSKKDLSTPAQYALMEKDALQVAQEMKAEYWAVSSLTGENVREFFFRVAALTFEANVLAELEKSGARRIGDVVRINSDDSNLYLTASKKKPTCCP; encoded by the exons ATGAGTCACCTCCCAGGCCTGGAGTTGAGGAGGGAAGCGCCGCCTCTCCTTGGGCCCCTTCtctccccctttcccctccctgctGGTTCCTGGCATCGCCAGATGCTGCGCAGCAGTCTCCGATTCCCCATCACCAATTCGGCTGG ATTTAAGATCTCCAAGGTCATTGTGGTGGGGGACCTGTCGGTGGGGAAGACTTGCCTCATTAATAG GTTCTGCAAAGACACCTTTGATAAGAATTACAAGGCCACCATTGGAGTGGACTTCGAGATGGAACGATTTGAGGTGCTGGGCATTCCCTTCAGTTTGCAGCT ttgGGATACCGCTGGGCAGGAGAGGTTCAAATGCATTGCATCAACCTACTATAGAGGAGCTCAAG CCATCATCATTGTCTTCAACCTGAATGATGTGGCATCTCTGGAACATACCAA GCAGTGGCTGGCCGATGCCCTGAAGGAGAATGACCCTTCCAGTGTGCTTCTCTTCCTTGTAGGTTCCAAGAAGGATCTGAGT ACCCCTGCTCAGTATGCGCTGATGGAGAAAGACGCCCTCCAGGTGGCCCAGGAGATGAAGGCTGAGTACTGGGCAGTCTCATCTCTCACTG GTGAGAATGTCCGAGAATTCTTCTTCCGTGTGGCAGCACTGACCTTTGAGGCCAATGTGCTGGCTGAGCTGGAGAAATCGGGGGCTCGACGCATTGGGGATGTTGTCC GCATCAACAGTGATGACAGCAACCTCTACCTAACTGCCAGCAAGAAGAAGCCCACATGTTGCCCATGA